From Vigna radiata var. radiata cultivar VC1973A unplaced genomic scaffold, Vradiata_ver6 scaffold_190, whole genome shotgun sequence, one genomic window encodes:
- the LOC106779289 gene encoding malonyl-CoA:anthocyanidin 5-O-glucoside-6''-O-malonyltransferase-like, translated as MTEAASAAPLKVIQVCSVAPLQEPTLSTLLPTSLPLTFFDLLWLRLPPVQRLFFYHFPHPTSSFLHSLLPSLKHSLSLTLQHFLPFSGTLTWPSHSPKPIINYLPGDTVSFIVAQSDQNFDHLCSRLCEASQRHHLAPHLANSHDKASLLAVQVTLFPNAGFCIGLTTHHAAFDGKSSSMFIKAWAYIXSNLXNPTTPTPTPSLPHHLSPIFDRSLIRDPSGLAELYADQWMNQNGSNNRSLKVWESHTATPSDGLKGLFEFTPSQIQKLKQYGNSKVKVAVHLSTFSVTCAYVLACLVKVNQVKEENVLYVFAVDCRRRLDPPIPATYFGNCIKGQLVVALTKELIGKDGFICALEGIVEALNRVKEEEVLNGAEKWVWIIHGPRDDITFSTGGSPLLEVYSIDFGWGRPKKVDMLSKDRTGGFSLSESRDMSGGIEIGLMLPKSEMEDFTSLFLQGLDSL; from the coding sequence ATGACTGAAGCAGCATCAGCAGCACCTCTTAAAGTTATCCAAGTGTGTTCGGTGGCACCACTTCAGGAACCAACCCTTTCCACCCTTCTTCCGACCTCTCTTCCATTAACCTTCTTCGACCTCTTATGGCTTCGACTTCCACCTGTTCAACGTCTCTTCTTCTATCACTTCCCACACCCAACCTCTTCATTCCTTCACTCTCTTCTTCCCTCTCTCAAGCACTCTCTTTCCCTCACTCTCCAACACTTTCTCCCTTTCTCTGGCACCCTCACATGGCCCTCTCACTCTCCCAAACCCATCATCAACTATCTCCCCGGTGACACTGTTTCCTTCATTGTTGCTCAGTCCGACCAAAACTTCGACCATCTTTGCTCCCGTCTCTGTGAAGCATCACAACGCCACCATTTAGCACCCCACTTGGCCAATTCCCATGATAAAGCATCTCTGTTAGCGGTTCAAGTCACTCTGTTCCCAAACGCTGGTTTTTGCATTGGACTAACCACACACCATGCAGCTTTCGACGGAAAATCTTCATCCATGTTCATCAAAGCATGGGCCTATATATNCTCTAACCTTNAAAACCCTACTACACCNACACCAACACCATCCTTACCTCACCATCTTTCGCCTATCTTTGACAGATCATTGATTAGAGACCCTTCTGGATTGGCTGAACTGTACGCAGACCAGTGGATGAATCAAAATGGTTCGAATAACCGGAGTCTCAAGGTATGGGAGTCTCACACTGCAACACCGAGTGATGGACTCAAAGGGTTGTTTGAGTTTACCCCTTCACAGATTCAAAAGCTCAAACAATACGGAAACTCTAAGGTAAAAGTGGCTGTTCATCTGTCAACTTTTTCTGTTACGTGTGCGTATGTGTTAGCGTGTTTGGTTAAAGTGAACCAAGTGAAGGAAGAAAATGTGCTGTACGTATTTGCTGTTGACTGTAGAAGGCGCTTGGATCCTCCAATTCCAGCCACGTATTTTGGAAACTGCATTAAAGGACAATTGGTTGTAGCTTTGACTAAGGAGTTGATTGGAAAAGATGGGTTCATTTGTGCTTTGGAGGGGATAGTTGAGGCTTTGAATAGGGTGAAGGAAGAGGAAGTTTTGAATGGAGCAGAAAAATGGGTTTGGATTATACATGGCCCTAGGGATGATATAACATTTTCTACTGGTGGGTCTCCGTTGTTGGAGGTTTATAGCATTGATTTTGGGTGGGGAAGGCCAAAGAAGGTGGATATGTTATCCAAAGACAGAACAGGAGGATTTTCTCTAAGTGAAAGTAGGGATATGAGTGGAGGAATTGAGATTGGATTGATGTTACCTAAAAGTGAGATGGAAGATTTTACTTCCCTTTTTCTTCAAGGACTTGATTCCCTTTAG